In a genomic window of Musa acuminata AAA Group cultivar baxijiao unplaced genomic scaffold, Cavendish_Baxijiao_AAA HiC_scaffold_1140, whole genome shotgun sequence:
- the LOC135671544 gene encoding transcription initiation factor TFIID subunit 8-like — MSDGRKNSGRGQQISSKKSRLSGGDDFGHAIAKIAVAQLCESTGFHYSRRSAIDALAEVAVRYICDLGKSANFYANLAGRADCNVFDVIQGIQDLDSWRGFSGASGVHRCLVNAGVVREITQFVSTEEEIPFVQPIPRFPVSRMPKPAPSFVQAGEEPPGEHIPNWLPRFPDPHTYVHTPVWNKRDTDVKADMVELAKRRKKAERSLLSLQQRLACNSTAGFRPTKDGHVGNGNQVNNNPFLASPLPYGEKEVSEIASPLKAYAGKRLSVLETFVPVIKAAKVGSLDFNTNERKLLHGIRPTVHFKVRTVKKSVTASLPSDTLIADKDSWTLKYDEKDDKKKRAEIIFRAVIDKPHELAQL, encoded by the coding sequence ATGAGCGATGGAAGAAAGAATAGTGGAAGGGGTCAACAGATCAGCTCGAAGAAGAGTCGGCTGTCAGGAGGTGACGATTTTGGTCATGCCATCGCCAAGATCGCAGTTGCCCAGCTTTGTGAGTCGACCGGGTTTCACTACTCCCGTCGCTCTGCGATTGACGCTCTTGCAGAGGTTGCCGTCCGGTACATTTGCGATCTAGGCAAAAGTGCCAATTTTTATGCCAATTTGGCTGGAAGAGCGGATTGCAATGTGTTTGATGTCATCCAGGGAATACAGGATTTGGACTCGTGGAGAGGGTTTTCTGGTGCATCTGGTGTTCACCGTTGCCTAGTGAATGCTGGTGTAGTTCGAGAGATCACCCAGTTTGTAAGCACAGAAGAGGAAATCCCATTTGTTCAGCCCATTCCTAGATTCCCTGTATCTCGAATGCCCAAGCCTGCACCTAGCTTTGTTCAGGCTGGGGAGGAACCGCCGGGAGAGCACATACCTAACTGGCTTCCAAGGTTCCCTGATCCGCACACCTATGTCCACACACCAGTTTGGAACAAGAGGGACACTGATGTCAAAGCAGACATGGTTGAACTAGCAAAGCGGCGGAAGAAGGCTGAGAGGTCTTTGTTAAGCTTACAACAGCGGCTTGCCTGCAACAGTACAGCTGGGTTTCGTCCAACCAAAGATGGCCATGTTGGGAATGGCAATCAGGTTAATAACAATCCTTTTCTGGCCTCACCTTTACCATATGGTGAGAAAGAAGTATCTGAAATTGCCAGTCCACTGAAAGCGTATGCTGGCAAGAGGTTGTCTGTTCTTGAGACTTTTGTCCCTGTCATCAAGGCGGCAAAGGTTGGTTCTCTCGACTTCAATACTAATGAGAGAAAGCTTCTTCATGGAATCAGGCCTACAGTGCATTTTAAGGTTAGGACTGTCAAGAAATCTGTAACAGCATCACTCCCTTCTGACACTTTGATTGCTGATAAGGATTCATGGACTCTCAAGTACGATGAGAAGGATGACAAGAAGAAGAGAGCAGAGATTATATTTAGAGCAGTAATAGACAAACCACATGAACTTGCTCAGCTATAA
- the LOC103970580 gene encoding mitochondrial import receptor subunit TOM5 homolog, with translation MAKSSTSMEKLKGFLSSQISDEEKWALNSKLLRAAGLFAASIVLMRNFGDLMAI, from the exons ATGGCGAAATCGTCGACGTCCATGGAGAAGCTTAAGGGATTCTTGAGTTCTCAGATCAGTGACGAGGAGAAGTGGGCTCTGAATTCG AAGCTGCTACGTGCTGCCGGGCTGTTTGCTGCATCTATAGTTCTAATGCGCAACTTTGGAGATCTTATGGCTATCTAA